The following are from one region of the Staphylococcus schleiferi genome:
- a CDS encoding ABC transporter permease, with product MNSVRIVLKEHLKSFYLIQRLAQFQLKISNHNNYLGLAWEIINPVIQILVYWFVFGFGIRSNHPIEGIPFIYWLLVGISMWFFINQGILEGTKSITMKYGQVAKMNFPLSIIPTYIVTSKLYGHLALVFAIIILCILSGIMPTIYIIQLFLYIPFAYFFTISVTLLTSTLGVLVRDTQMAMQALLRVLFYASPILWHPAIGSLAEKILKFNPIFFIAESYRAAILYHQWYFIEHWHLALYNVLVTVVIFIVGSMLHMRYRDHFADFM from the coding sequence ATGAATTCAGTTAGAATCGTATTAAAGGAGCATTTAAAAAGTTTCTACCTTATTCAACGGTTAGCACAATTCCAACTTAAAATTTCAAATCATAATAATTATCTTGGATTAGCTTGGGAGATTATTAATCCGGTAATACAAATTTTGGTTTATTGGTTTGTCTTTGGATTTGGGATTCGTAGCAACCACCCAATAGAAGGGATACCGTTCATATATTGGCTATTAGTCGGTATTAGTATGTGGTTCTTCATTAACCAAGGTATTTTAGAAGGCACGAAATCGATTACGATGAAATACGGTCAGGTTGCGAAGATGAACTTTCCACTATCGATTATTCCAACTTATATCGTCACAAGTAAACTTTATGGTCACTTGGCACTTGTATTCGCTATTATAATATTGTGTATTTTATCTGGTATTATGCCAACAATTTATATCATTCAGTTATTTTTATACATTCCGTTTGCATACTTCTTCACGATATCTGTAACACTATTAACGTCAACGTTAGGTGTGCTCGTGAGAGATACACAAATGGCAATGCAAGCATTATTAAGGGTCCTTTTCTATGCATCGCCTATATTATGGCACCCTGCAATAGGGTCATTAGCAGAAAAGATTTTGAAGTTTAATCCAATCTTTTTTATAGCAGAGAGCTACCGTGCTGCGATACTGTATCATCAATGGTATTTCATAGAGCATTGGCATCTTGCACTATATAATGTATTGGTTACAGTTGTAATATTTATCGTTGGTTCGATGTTACATATGCGCTACAGAGATCACTTTGCAGATTTTATGTAA
- the tagH gene encoding teichoic acids export ABC transporter ATP-binding subunit TagH: MNPTVNINQVTKEYRIYRNNKERIKDALWPKHKNKTFYALKDISFQAYAGDVIGLVGINGSGKSTLSNMIGGSLTPTNGHIDKKGDVSVIAINAGLNGNLTGMENIEFKMLCMGFDKHQIKALTPEIVEFSELGEFIYQPVKKYSSGMRSKLGFSISVTINPEILVIDEALSVGDQTFTQKSLKKIYEFKEAQKTIFFVSHNLRQVKEFCTKIAWIEAGQLKEFGSVDDVLPQYEAFLKDFKKKSIADQKAFRSSLDEKRFVVK; the protein is encoded by the coding sequence ATGAATCCAACTGTCAATATTAATCAAGTGACAAAAGAATATCGTATTTATCGTAACAATAAAGAGCGTATCAAAGATGCTTTATGGCCAAAGCATAAAAACAAAACATTTTATGCTTTAAAAGACATTTCGTTTCAGGCTTATGCTGGTGATGTAATCGGTCTCGTCGGTATTAATGGCTCAGGTAAATCAACACTCAGCAATATGATTGGTGGCTCGCTCACGCCGACTAATGGTCATATTGATAAAAAAGGTGATGTGAGTGTCATCGCGATTAACGCTGGCCTAAATGGTAATTTAACCGGCATGGAAAATATCGAATTTAAAATGCTATGCATGGGATTCGATAAACATCAAATTAAAGCATTAACACCTGAAATTGTAGAGTTTAGTGAACTTGGTGAGTTTATATACCAACCCGTGAAAAAATATTCAAGTGGGATGCGCTCAAAACTCGGCTTTTCAATCAGTGTAACAATTAACCCTGAAATACTCGTCATTGATGAAGCCCTTTCTGTAGGTGACCAAACGTTTACTCAAAAAAGCTTGAAAAAAATCTATGAATTTAAAGAAGCACAAAAAACGATTTTCTTTGTAAGTCATAACTTGCGCCAAGTGAAAGAATTTTGTACTAAAATTGCTTGGATTGAAGCAGGCCAACTTAAAGAATTTGGTTCAGTTGATGATGTACTTCCTCAGTATGAAGCTTTCCTTAAAGACTTTAAGAAAAAATCCATTGCTGATCAAAAAGCTTTTCGAAGCAGCTTAGATGAAAAACGTTTTGTTGTAAAATAA
- the tarA gene encoding N-acetylglucosaminyldiphosphoundecaprenol N-acetyl-beta-D-mannosaminyltransferase TarA has product MQEAYRLKDKNAQVKVMNVMFDNVNLLDMHQNILKYMHSETKHNLFIVTANPEIVHYASENPKYHKMIEQADYIVPDGTGIVKAARILGQPLQERVPGIEVMETCLNIADLEHKKVFLLGATSPVVEKAARRIQRQFPNIEIQTHHGFIDITDQEVIEQVRQFNPDFIFVGMGYPKQEQWIQHNRHHFDHTLMMGIGGAIDVFSGEVKRAPYVWRALNLEWAYRCLTDMKRIRRLQRIPKFVVGVYKQKYFDQSK; this is encoded by the coding sequence ATGCAAGAAGCATATCGTTTAAAAGACAAAAATGCACAAGTCAAAGTGATGAATGTTATGTTTGATAATGTCAATTTATTAGACATGCATCAAAATATTTTAAAATATATGCATAGTGAGACAAAACACAATTTATTCATCGTGACAGCAAACCCAGAAATCGTTCATTACGCTTCAGAAAACCCGAAATATCATAAAATGATTGAACAGGCAGATTATATTGTGCCTGATGGAACAGGAATTGTTAAAGCGGCGCGTATTCTAGGCCAACCTTTACAAGAACGTGTTCCTGGTATCGAAGTAATGGAAACATGTTTAAATATTGCTGATTTAGAACATAAAAAAGTGTTTTTACTTGGTGCAACATCACCTGTCGTTGAAAAAGCGGCAAGACGTATCCAACGACAATTTCCAAATATTGAAATTCAAACACACCATGGTTTTATAGACATTACAGATCAAGAAGTCATCGAGCAAGTGCGTCAGTTTAATCCGGATTTCATTTTTGTTGGCATGGGTTATCCTAAGCAAGAACAATGGATTCAGCACAACCGACATCATTTTGATCATACATTGATGATGGGGATTGGTGGTGCTATTGATGTTTTTAGTGGGGAGGTTAAAAGAGCACCTTATGTGTGGCGCGCACTTAATTTAGAATGGGCGTATCGTTGTTTGACAGATATGAAACGTATCCGTAGATTACAGAGAATTCCTAAATTCGTTGTAGGGGTTTATAAACAGAAATATTTCGATCAATCAAAATAA
- a CDS encoding M50 family metallopeptidase, giving the protein MHGYSWLTSPIPISGVLLCTLTAIYLISRYYHHRPLFSILDIAMNYIPVLTHEWGHILFNKLSGGRVIDFVVVATRRERNATGQQGYAVTQSRHRTGQIFTTLGGYLTPPMMLCLGLYLQSKGQGALLLMLYILIFIYFTWKTSRKLVPILIILFLTLIGYFGIQSENLTNYSFIYMFVYHFILGTLLGEVILSTITILQLTFSRSQTQWDGTALKALTHLPTFLFSMFWIAVNLLTLYYTWTYSFHIFS; this is encoded by the coding sequence ATGCACGGATATTCTTGGTTGACTTCGCCGATTCCAATTTCAGGTGTATTACTTTGCACCCTAACTGCAATTTACTTAATCAGTCGCTATTATCATCATCGCCCTTTATTTTCTATACTAGATATTGCAATGAATTATATTCCTGTCTTGACTCATGAATGGGGACATATCTTATTTAATAAATTATCTGGTGGTCGCGTGATAGATTTTGTAGTTGTCGCAACTAGACGTGAACGTAATGCGACAGGGCAACAAGGATACGCTGTCACACAAAGTCGCCATCGAACAGGACAAATCTTTACAACGCTAGGTGGATATTTAACACCTCCGATGATGTTATGTTTAGGTCTTTATCTTCAAAGTAAAGGCCAGGGCGCGTTATTATTGATGCTATACATTTTAATTTTTATTTATTTCACATGGAAGACCTCTAGAAAATTAGTTCCGATTTTGATTATCTTATTCTTAACACTTATCGGTTATTTTGGGATTCAATCTGAAAACTTAACAAATTATTCCTTCATATATATGTTCGTTTATCATTTTATTTTAGGAACTTTATTAGGAGAAGTCATATTATCAACGATAACGATTTTGCAACTCACATTTTCACGTTCACAAACCCAGTGGGATGGAACCGCACTAAAAGCGTTGACGCACCTTCCGACATTTTTATTTTCAATGTTTTGGATTGCAGTCAATCTCCTAACACTTTATTACACATGGACATATAGCTTTCATATCTTTTCATAG
- a CDS encoding metal-dependent transcriptional regulator — protein sequence MLTEEKEDYLKAILSHDGVHSYVSNKTLSGFLNIKPPSVSEMVGRLEKEGYVITKPYKGVKLSELGLTYTLDVIKRHRLIELFLIKILNYTWEEVHSEAEVLEHRVSELFVERLDELLNYPETCPHGGVIPRNNQYEEIYKTPLLQFYAGDTVTIRRVRDRSELLVFLSSKALSIGDTVTIVEKDEINQLLELQNKDEKVTLSYHNADVIFVEKVQ from the coding sequence ATGTTAACTGAGGAAAAAGAAGACTATCTTAAAGCAATTTTAAGTCATGATGGCGTTCATAGTTATGTGTCAAATAAAACGTTATCAGGATTTTTGAATATTAAACCTCCATCTGTGAGCGAAATGGTAGGACGCTTGGAAAAAGAAGGCTATGTCATAACGAAGCCTTATAAAGGCGTAAAGTTATCAGAACTAGGACTGACTTATACATTAGATGTAATTAAGCGACATCGTTTAATAGAATTATTTTTAATAAAGATTTTAAATTATACGTGGGAAGAAGTTCATAGTGAAGCAGAGGTGCTCGAGCACCGTGTATCTGAACTATTTGTGGAACGTTTGGACGAGCTGTTGAATTATCCGGAAACATGTCCGCACGGTGGTGTGATTCCACGAAACAATCAATATGAAGAAATTTATAAAACCCCGTTATTGCAGTTTTATGCAGGGGATACAGTGACGATTCGACGTGTCCGTGACCGATCGGAGTTACTTGTATTCTTATCGAGCAAAGCTTTATCAATCGGTGATACCGTTACAATAGTAGAAAAAGATGAAATCAATCAATTATTAGAATTGCAAAATAAAGACGAAAAAGTTACATTAAGCTATCATAACGCAGATGTAATCTTCGTTGAAAAAGTACAATAA